From a single Streptomyces liliifuscus genomic region:
- a CDS encoding FMN-dependent NADH-azoreductase: MTTLLHIDSSVLPGEASSSRSVADAFRRAWEEQHPEGTVIHRDLAADPVPHITAAAWSAGFTAPSERTPEQAAAFAGRVKLIEELERADVVLIGAPMHNYSIPSTLKAWVDNVFLLGRTAGETPSAKGTPVVVVASRGGSYAPGTPREGFEFVQNYLGAVLQGALGLDLEFIVPELTMAPRNPAMSELIPLYEASRERAFMDATAKAKALAERLAA; encoded by the coding sequence ATGACCACGCTGCTGCACATCGACTCGTCCGTGCTTCCCGGCGAGGCGTCCTCGTCCCGTTCGGTCGCGGACGCCTTCCGCAGGGCCTGGGAGGAGCAGCACCCGGAGGGCACGGTGATCCACCGAGACCTCGCCGCCGACCCGGTCCCGCACATCACCGCCGCCGCCTGGTCCGCCGGCTTCACGGCCCCGTCCGAGCGCACCCCGGAGCAGGCCGCCGCCTTCGCCGGGCGCGTGAAGCTCATCGAGGAACTGGAGCGGGCGGACGTCGTCCTGATCGGCGCGCCCATGCACAACTACTCGATCCCGTCGACCCTCAAGGCGTGGGTGGACAACGTGTTCCTGCTCGGTCGTACCGCGGGCGAGACCCCGTCCGCCAAGGGCACCCCGGTCGTCGTCGTGGCCAGCCGCGGCGGCTCCTACGCGCCGGGCACCCCGCGCGAGGGCTTCGAGTTCGTGCAGAACTACCTGGGGGCCGTCCTCCAGGGCGCCCTCGGCCTGGACCTCGAATTCATCGTCCCGGAACTCACCATGGCCCCCCGCAACCCGGCCATGTCCGAGCTGATCCCCCTCTATGAGGCCTCCCGCGAGCGCGCCTTCATGGACGCGACCGCCAAGGCCAAGGCGCTCGCGGAACGCCTCGCCGCGTAG